The sequence AAACGCAAAATACAGGCGTAGTTCTGGCAGGCATTAGCCACACCTGTGCAGAGGAACACACCCTCCATACTTCAATTCATGTGGGGGCCATAGAGCAGTGATAAAGGCACCTGCCTAAAGCACCGATAAAAGTAGGGTTCCACAACACTGCTTTCAGCAATCCATTCACGTCAGATCAGTGATTTCATAATCAAGGGGGAACACAAAACGGGGCCTATGACTTCAGCGGCAAGGCATTCAGTACACATGCCAGAGGACACCCACCTAGAAAGCATCGGCAGGAACCAGTTGCAGTCAGGCCTCGAGTTAGTTGCTCACATCCAACGCTTAACCTAATCGTGTAACGAGAAGGGTAATTAGTTTGTAGTACAGTCTGAGGGCAACAATGACAAGGCATGCATTTGCTTATCAATATCAAGCTAGCAAAGAACTACAGATGTGTTGAACAGCATTAACTTTTAGCATTAGACAATATTAACAAGTTTTGAAAGCTGGACATTTACTAAACTGTACATAGTGATACTTGACAAGAAAAAAGGTGAGTCTAGAATTTAAGATGAAGACAACTTTGCAATCACTGGGAGAACAGTACAAAACACTGGTTTCACAGATGGATCAAACTTAGAATATTGTGATTTACACTAGGGATACTTTTTAGCAATGACTGCTCATGGAATTTGCAAAAGCTCAATGTTGATTTGAGGCTCTAGCAGTCCCCTCGGTCTAATGGGGGACAGGGTGAAACGTTTCTCCAAAAACTGGATACTTTACTGGACGTTCTCATGCAACTCTGGGTATTGAACAGTAACGTCTAGGGCCTGAGGAAGTGACAGCGGTGCTTGGGCAAAGTTGAAGGTAGATAAGATGGACATCAAAATGAGAACTGTTTGAGGGATGCGAACAGGAGAGCAAAAGTCGTTACCTCACATTACTGGCCTATATCCACTTATGAACTAGCCAAGAGAGCAGCATTCACCAGAGAGGATTCACATGTCGGTAGGCACAACACTTCATTCTCCAAGGACTTTGTTGATTTCCAAAACGATAGTAGAGCTCTTGGGCGCAATGAAGCGTTATAAAAGAACCAGTGCCAGCACCAGGATGACATTTCATTTCTATTCTGCTTTCAACACCCCCAGCCCCCCCGTACATTGACTAGCTTCAGCATCAGGGTAGACCCTTTAGCATGTTTTGAGTATTAATTCAGAGGACCTCCCAATATTCCTAAATGAGACTTACACCCAGCCACCCTTTCATAATGAAATCCTGCTTTGCAGAATACCCTTTCCAGCAGACTATGCCATCATTTCACTCAACCCACTTACTAAACCCCTCGCTACCACTGACATTACATAACATTCAGCTGGCTTAGTGAGCAGGCTATAGTTCTTTGAAGGCACAATAAATCAGAGCATTTTCAACGGGGTTGTTTAATAGGCTTCATGAAGCCAGGATATACAAAAAAATCTTAGGTGTTGgttaacagaacagagagcacatATCCTTGAAGTAACATTGAGAGTGAACGttcagtccatcagcatattatgCACATGTTTGCAAAGAGCAAAGTACCTTAGGCCAACTGCAGAAGGCTGCAACTAACACCTAGAATACAGCCCAAAGAGCCGAAGTAGGTTCACCAGTCAAAGTAATTCACTCTTTGGATACCGAGTATTGACAAATCTTTAGCAATATCAAGGTGGTCTGCTGGAAACTAGTGCTCCCACTTAGCATTCCTACCTTGCTACACTAAAGGAATGCATTACAGAACTGAAGGAGCAACATGTCTTTAGAGCACAATCACAGCTTTTCCAGCTTCTAGTGTAAATTTCATAGATTTCATTTTTTAAAGACCAGAATTCACTACAACTCCAGTTAAAAATGAGATTAAATGGAAACATGTCGCTACTGATATTTGAGTCTTTCGATTGAGCAGGAACATCGTCAAGATTGAATTTGTCTTAGAAGCTATCAggctgtgttgaacaggttaCGATTCAACAGTAGAAACAGgtttaattgcaaacaaaggcATTTTTATAAAATTATCAAATTTGATTTTCTCCCAGTGCATTCTCCCTGCAACAGGAGGGCATATTGAGCTTAAGGTACTCAGACCCTTACTGAGCATCAAGGCTTACAGTAATTAAATGCTACAGGATTTCAGTTACTGCCATGAGGACAGAGATCCTGAAGAATACTTTCAACACGATAAAAAAGGACTAAAGATGCTGATTTGTTAAAGAAAACACTAGAACCAGATACCACAAACAGAAAAAAAAAAGTCTTCGAAGAGCGCATCTTTAAAAAAACAGCCAGCGATGGGACGATCTTGCAATCAGgaagtttgtttttgtttttactcGTGTGTAGCTGAGGACAAGAAGTAGGCACAAGTGTAAAGGCACTGCAGCATTCTGACATTTCTCACAGTAGACTAGATCCCATTTATATTTTGTGCCACAGTTATCATTGCAACAGGAAAGCACCAGGACAAGGGCATTGAAAGAATCTATGCCTCTTCAAAAGAAACTGAGTGAAAAAAATCTAGGAATGTCTTTCTGCTTTTGGATAGGGTGGTAGAGGGCTGGATATCCATCGTTTCAAAGAAATGTTTGATTCTTTGAGCAGACATGAGTATTTTAACATACTAATCCAAGAGGGCACAAGCTTTCGGTTTCTGAGCAACAGTCTTACAGGGGTCGTTCTGGGAGTCTATGCAATCATGTCCAGTTCCTCCTAAACATTTCTAGTTCGTACTAACAGTGAGATCATGGCAACAACTAGGCTACATCTTTATACTCACCATAGCTGTCATAGCTGTCTCTGTAGGATCCCCCAGAGCGGCCACCATAACCACCTTCTCCTCCACTCCTAAAAAGGGGGACAAATGAAAGCCGGTTAACGGAAACCAAGGAAAATACATGTCGGCTCAGGTACATGATTATCCTAGAAATAACTTTGTTTTAATAGCATAGTATTTAAGCTACCTAAGAGACTGATCACTTAAGAACTAAACCATGCAACATTCTTACCTGGCCTCTCTGTAACCTCCGCTGCCACCCCCAGAGGAgtatcctcctccaccaccaccactcctgtaGCCACCCCCATAGCTGCGGTCCCCACCACCCCCATAACTGCGGTCCCCGCCATAACTGCGATCGCCGCCATAACTGCGATCCCCACCATAGCTTCTTTCTCCCCCACCATAACCTCCACCACCTAGGACAAAATTAAGAGGATTTCAGTCAAAGGACCTTCACTTTGGAGCAAGTAACACTAAAAAGGAGGGGTGTGACGTGGAGCAAAATGACGCTAACCACTTacctcttcctctgcctcctctgaAGCCACCAGAACCGCCCCTGAAACCACCAGAACCGCCCCTGAAGCCACCCCCGCGGTCAGATCTTCCTCCTGATTTGCCAGCTTCATCCACACGAATCATCCTGCCATCGACCGACTAAACAAGAGGGCGAAAAAACATCTATAATACCAATGATTCGCATCAGTCAAAGATATTCATGATTCTGGGAAACCATCCCCTCACCTTGCCATTCATTGCAGCCATTGCGTCTTTGGCATCTTCTGGGTTTTCAAAAGTCACAAAGCCGAAACCCCTGGATCTCTGCGTCTCACGATCTCTGACAACGTCGACTGAAACAAAACCACCCACTAAATATTGACACAATATGGCCTAAGTCCACTAGACTACACAAGTAGAAACCAAATATTTTTTCTGGCTCAAAAGGGGAGTGGTCAGCAACAATTCAACTTTTGTTCCATTTAAACTAATAATTTTGCCATAAGCAGAGATTCTCAACTTGTTTACTGCAATTATATACATTCTGTTATGGCGCTGAGAGAATTTGTGTGTAAATGTTAAGTGACGAGACACTGACGTTATGCAAGAATTCTACAAACAGCAGTAAACAAATCCATTATCACTAAATGCCAATTAGGCATCAAAATGCATAAATCATTTGAACACATGCAGTAGTTACCCATGACCAAAAGTATCAATACTGTACTTCATGAAATGTATGTTATATGAGCCCAAATGAACAGCAAGTGACTTGCTATGGTTGAACTGTGGGACAACCCTTTGGTGAAACCTGCAAAATTGGTACTAATCCTCACCATTGGCGGAAGGTATCCCTCAACCTACCAGACTAAGCTCGATGTGACATATTGCTAAGTAGTATTGGGGAAGTCCTGAGCACATGTGTCATCCTTGgattgaaatcatttcaaatgttTATTTCATTCATTGAATTAAGTGTCTGGAGATAAGATGATCCATAAGATGGATCAGGAAAAAGATCTATTTTTACACACCCCATTTATCTTATGACTGATAGCATGGACTTTCAGACTAGGCTTGTAGGCATCAGAGCAAAACGGAGAGCACcattgtgttcgtgagagtctcagctttccaATAAGGTATATTAGTGTGCTTCTAAAACCGGAGACACTACATACGGAAGTCAGCAAAAGAGGCTGTAccaacttcagacgagtcttgttgGTGTCCTAGAGCATGAAAACCAATGTGTTCAAACAAAAATGTTTGAGGTTACCACTATTTGCCCATACAAACACCTTGAATAAAAGATTCACTACAAGGAACAGATTGttctccccccccaaaaaaaaattacACGAGGAAATGTGTTCTGGAGTGTAACCTATATCAGATAAGACcagaaaacatttgtttttacatGCATTTACATCAATTATTTCATGCATTAAACAAACATTGGGCGGATTTACTATTATTCTTCAAACAGTATACAAATTACAGAAATTGTTACAAATCATTTCGCATTAAGATTTGTGAACATGCCCACCATAACTTAAAATTGAGCTTAATTAAGTTACTGTAATTCCTCACGTACTGCTAATACGCATATTAATTTCATAAAAgtatattttatttgaattatgtGTTCTATCACCTTGAATTTCATTATATGTACAACCAAATCTTAAGATATTGGACAAAATGTGATGGGGGGGAATTGTCATTCAACTGTCCACAACCCTTGTCACTTAAATAAGATCAATGGTAAATCCTGAACATATTCATTAAAAGCTGTTCTATAACATTGAATACAAAGTATAACAGCAGAACCAAAGTCACCTTTGAACCATTAACGCCACATTAAGTGCATTTTCCCATGGCTAATGTGTCATTGTAGTTTTGGAATTAAATTCACTGACTAGATATATTGGTGATTGTTATCAGATTGAAAAATATATAGGTCCAGTTTAGTCATTTAATTTCACACGTTTTTCCCACCCAGATTGTAATTCTCTTTATTTTAATCCGGCTGGCCCAAAGATTACAATGGCTAAAAAATCCCTGATCTGGATGCAACATACCTTTAGCGATGTTTCCATATTTTGAAAACGCCTCTTCCAGTGAAGTTTCATCGGTGTCAAAACACAATCCTCCAACAAAAAGCTTCCCCTCGTCAGACATCTTGGATTATCTAGAAGGGAAAAATTAAGAGTATGACCTGCAAACATAGTTCATAAATCTGAGCATGGCAACACATGCTCGCTGTTTGAAGGTGACCAAGTCCTGTAAAAAAATGTTAGAAAAGCACCAACTGGCTTTCACATGCGGATGGCACCACGAGATACCATACATTTTAAGCGATGGCACGCCATTTTCTTCCACCCATCGGTTCATTTTCAAATGCGTGGAGTAGCCATGTTTTAACCCGTGCAGCAAAGTTAACTACCTAGCTACGCAGAATGTATAATTTAGCTGGCCAATTTAACTAGCTATTTACACGGGAATGTTGGAAATTCTCAAAGATGGCGATTAACTAACTAGATAGCGACGCTAGACAAACACCCACAGCTCCCCGTCTCAAACAAAGCCAGACCAGTTAACTAGCCAACGTTAGCAGGCCAAACCAGTCAAATTAGCCATTTCAAGCCACTCGGTACACATGGCCTTGGCCAGATATTGCCCACCCTGCAACGTAAACTACCGTATTAAAAGAACGGCAGTAAGTAAAATTACTTGCCACGCAGTGTAAAAATGGTAGCCAGCTATCGTAGGCGACGGGATTGCTGGCTAGCAGCGTGCATTACCGTACTGTAGCGAACGGCCATTTTGTAGGGAATGTAGTAACTGACGTTTGCTAGTTAATGCTGCTTTTATACTTTGGAATAACATCCAGTTGTAACGTCAAATAGTGaaaatacgaataaaattgtcACTCAAAAGAGTAAGGTTGAAGGACAAGTTACATGCGAACTGGGGTCGAGTAACGTTAATCAAAGGCTAACGTTAATCTATTCTCAATCGACTAGTAAACGTTAGCTTGTCTAAATTGCagagctagctaacgttggctagcaaGTAATTTGTCAAAGACAATAACTTCCCATAGGAACGCAAACTGCAAGGTCGAAATGAACATTGCAATTTTAGTAGGCCTATGTTTCCCCCACTAATTGTTAGAATTGGGTGGCTCTCTACTCACCTCTGTGTAGTTTGGCGCCGTCTGAGAAAGATGTTAAAATGGCTCCTGTTTATgagctcttcttcttcttcgtgtGGTCTTCCGGTATACTAGACGCTTTGTTGGGTATTGCTGCTTTTCACAGGTCAGAGTGTGAATTGCACATTTTGTTCACAAAAAAAGGATCTACCTGCAGACCGCTGTTATTACATGCTTACATTCAGCGCCCACtgccaaacacaccaagacagttcaggagactgaaaagatttggcatgggtccccagatcctcaaaatgttctacagctgcaccatcctagtatggcaactgctcggcatcttgACCGtaaaggcgctacagagggcagtgcgtatggcccaatacatcactagagccaagcttcctgacatccaggatttatatactaggcggtgtcagaggaaggcccaaacaatgatcaaagactccagtcacccaagtcattgcaagcggtaccggagcgccaagtctaggaccaaaaggctccttaattaacttctacccccaagccataagtctgctgaacaattaatcaaatgggcATCCAGCCTTTTTATATTGACctcactttagtttatttagtaaatattttcttaactctatttcttgaactgcattgtttgttaagggcatataaagtaagcatttcacggcgcatgtgacaaatacgatttgatgTGCCAGACTAGGTAGATACTgcaccggatgtataaatgtgaagcatccgtttggcgtttccactcactaccaaatatggtgatgataGGAAGCCCattggccggcagtgggagaagacgGAGCAAGATGGATTTTGGACGACATTTTGCAAAAATAAATGATTGATGAAACATTTGATAGCCATAGTCTTCTTtttccaaaactagaatctgtaacagagtggactgcgttttgtagactttaccctttgccaaatTTTCCCCAAAattgtgttattttttattttatagtgCCACGCAGAGTTGGATTGGCtacactagctagctacttccctcGCCGTAACGTTACCAGAACTGTGGGAAAGCTGTGTTAAGCAGGCGGGGGAAAAGGACGCTAGGGTTTTCTCATTTGGAAAATGTCCATCCTCCGTCCTTGTGTTTTCAGTTGTGAAAATACTACTGTACCGGTGTCCCCTAGCTAGCGGCCtcctttaatgtttttttttgtgcggTTGGTATCCAACATTGGTGCATTACCGCAACTGTGCGTAGTGTGGGCCAGAAGAACCACATATAGTGCGTGAGGCATGTAGTAAAGGACATCTAAATTGACTGAGGAGGGGGTCAGTGgtccaaaatatttattttttattgagcagtgtgtagtgtgttttgACCCTGGTTTACATTCACCTTTCTACTCATTTTTTCCCTATAAACAATGGCTTGACTTACTTTTTATATTACCATAATACAGTTTAGAAACGTTTGTGAAGGCTTGGTATGGTGTGGCTATTATTAAACTTTAGCTACTGCAGGGCTATGATATGAAGGCAGTGTGCCCCAGCGCTCCAACTGGCTCAACACTTGAGGTGAGGAAGTCTGTTTCAGGCCTACCAGAGTTACTCTTATAGTCTAACAATATAACGCTAGTCTTTTATAAAAAAACATTTAGATATCATTTTTATGAATTAGCCTCCTTCTGTACGTCTAAATCGCAGTCGCAGTAGCCATCTGGCATAAAGACATCTCGGTGTTGAAGCATGCCCCTggcatatctctctctatctctctggggTTAGGCCTAAGCTTCCCTTCCTTtatataggctatatacagtgcattcggcaaGTATtccgtttttccacattttgttacgttacagccttgtactttgtacttgtcctcttgctcagttgtgcactggggcctcccactcttctttctattctgtttagagccactttgcgctgttctgtgaagggagtagtacacagcgttgtacgggaTCTTCAGTGTCTTGGCAATGTCTCACAtgtaatagccttcatttctcagaacagaaatagattgacgagtttcagaagaaagtcctttgtttctggccattttgagcctgtaatcgaacccacaaatgatgatgctccaaatactcaactagtctaaaaaaggcccgttttattgcttctttaatcagcaccacAGTTTTAAGCTGTGCTAACaattgtaaaagggttttctaattatcaattagccttttaaaatgataaacttggattagctaacacaacatgccattgggacacaggagtgatggttgctggtaatgggcctctgtacacctatgtagatattccattaaaaatcagctgtttccagctacaatatacatttattatgttaacaatgtctacactgtatttctgatcaatttgatgttattttaatggacaaaaaaaaacgtttttctttcacaaacaaggacatttctaagtgaccccaaaattTCAAACAGTAGtgtacgtaaataaggtatttctgttttttgtttttttatatacatttgcaaacatttctaaaacccttgttttcgctttgtcattatgggattttgtgtgtagattgatgaggaaaaaacatATTTGAATCAATTTTGAGCAAGactgtgacgtaacaaaatgtgaaaaaagtcaacgggtctgaatgcttttccgaatgcactgtatatatatttattaaaataTTTATATCATACAGTGGACACCTAAGCCTATATGCCTATGTATGCAATGCCCTGATACATTTAGTACTCAAATCTCTTACAGGTGGACCATTATTATTTTAAGAATAGTGTTTTTTGTCATTGTTATAGCTGTTTTTAAGGACACGTTAATCTGGCTCATTTGGCCAACATCCCTCGTTTATTAATGGAGCTGTCTGCTCCAGGTCCGATCTGAATGCATATGGATGTCCGGTCAATA is a genomic window of Oncorhynchus nerka isolate Pitt River linkage group LG24, Oner_Uvic_2.0, whole genome shotgun sequence containing:
- the cirbpb gene encoding cold inducible RNA binding protein b isoform X1 codes for the protein MSDEGKLFVGGLCFDTDETSLEEAFSKYGNIAKVDVVRDRETQRSRGFGFVTFENPEDAKDAMAAMNGKSVDGRMIRVDEAGKSGGRSDRGGGFRGGSGGFRGGSGGFRGGRGRGGGGYGGGERSYGGDRSYGGDRSYGGDRSYGGGGDRSYGGGYRSGGGGGGYSSGGGSGGYREARSGGEGGYGGRSGGSYRDSYDSYGEYKDVA
- the cirbpb gene encoding cold inducible RNA binding protein b isoform X2, translated to MSDEGKLFVGGLCFDTDETSLEEAFSKYGNIAKVDVVRDRETQRSRGFGFVTFENPEDAKDAMAAMNGKSVDGRMIRVDEAGKSGGRSDRGGGFRGGSGGFRGGSGGFRGGRGRGGGGYGGGERSYGGDRSYGGDRSYGGDRSYGGGGDRSYGGGYRSGGGGGGYSSGGGSGGYREARSGGEGGYGGRSGGSYRDSYDSYATHE